Proteins encoded together in one Candidatus Sulfotelmatobacter sp. window:
- a CDS encoding PAS domain-containing sensor histidine kinase, with amino-acid sequence MPSKSDERLNEDQENRLHRLAASRQGPNSEMPEKELSPREREGQFQLLVEAVQDYAIFILDPAGNIRTWNAGAERIKQYTAAEIIGKHFSIFYPEEEKRNGKPTWELEVAAQKGRFEDEGWRIRKDGSRFWANVIITRLRNSSGELVGFGKVTRDFTDRMEAKEALANSEKSLRQLSLHLLSTQDKERKRIGRDLHDSLGQSLAMLKLKLETVASLVRTEPEVATQDLAQCIRLTDDSIKEVRTVSYLLYPPMLEEMGLKSAIPWYLGGFSSRSGIKTTFEAEPAFARLAPEAELAMFRVLQESLTNVHRHSGSKTAEVRLLTRDGNAVLEVEDQGKGFDQTILGQGGEDWMGALGVGVRGMNERMRQLRGKLKIISRAGGTLVRATIPVRGQPDAK; translated from the coding sequence GTGCCTAGCAAATCCGACGAACGATTGAATGAGGACCAGGAAAACCGACTTCATCGCCTCGCGGCCTCGCGCCAAGGCCCAAATTCAGAGATGCCTGAAAAAGAGCTGTCACCACGCGAGCGGGAGGGGCAGTTTCAGTTGCTGGTGGAAGCTGTCCAAGATTACGCCATCTTTATCCTTGACCCCGCCGGAAATATTAGGACCTGGAACGCTGGAGCCGAGCGCATTAAGCAATACACCGCAGCCGAAATTATCGGCAAGCACTTTTCGATCTTCTATCCCGAAGAAGAGAAACGAAATGGAAAGCCAACCTGGGAACTGGAAGTCGCGGCCCAAAAGGGTCGGTTCGAAGACGAAGGTTGGCGCATCCGAAAAGATGGATCTCGATTTTGGGCAAATGTGATCATCACTCGACTTAGAAACAGCTCGGGCGAACTGGTCGGCTTCGGAAAGGTGACCAGAGATTTCACCGACCGGATGGAAGCAAAGGAAGCACTGGCTAATTCTGAAAAGTCTCTTCGACAACTATCACTCCACCTTCTCAGTACGCAAGACAAAGAGCGCAAGCGAATCGGACGCGACCTTCACGACAGCCTTGGGCAATCCTTGGCAATGCTGAAACTTAAGCTTGAGACTGTTGCATCGCTCGTCAGAACTGAACCGGAGGTTGCGACGCAGGACCTGGCTCAGTGTATTCGTCTGACCGACGATTCCATCAAAGAAGTGCGAACCGTTTCTTACCTGTTATATCCGCCTATGCTGGAAGAGATGGGCCTGAAGTCCGCTATTCCTTGGTATTTGGGCGGATTCTCTTCTCGCAGCGGAATCAAAACCACATTCGAAGCGGAGCCGGCTTTTGCCCGCCTGGCGCCCGAAGCCGAATTGGCAATGTTTCGTGTTTTGCAAGAGAGTCTTACGAATGTCCATCGGCATTCCGGAAGTAAGACCGCTGAAGTGCGATTGCTGACGCGGGACGGAAATGCTGTTCTTGAAGTAGAGGATCAAGGAAAAGGCTTCGATCAGACCATTTTGGGTCAAGGCGGCGAGGACTGGATGGGCGCGCTAGGTGTTGGAGTGCGTGGAATGAACGAGCGCATGCGCCAATTGAGAGGAAAACTGAAAATAATTTCACGGGCAGGCGGCACGCTCGTGAGAGCGACAATTCCCGTGAGAGGTCAACCGGATGCCAAGTAA
- a CDS encoding response regulator transcription factor, which produces MPAKILIVDDHEVVREGIRTLITRARPQWEICGEASNAREAIELCRSLKPDVTVLDITMPGMSGLEAASMICAFGSRVLMFTMHESEHLAIEVAQAGAQGFVLKSQAGKDLIRAIERLLGGGTFFGSESNPQQSAPGLPPSGTLGGRSSEVAVGFLRALVAVSV; this is translated from the coding sequence ATGCCGGCCAAGATTTTAATTGTTGACGATCACGAAGTCGTGCGCGAGGGAATCAGAACGCTGATCACTAGGGCACGCCCCCAATGGGAAATATGCGGAGAAGCCAGCAATGCTCGTGAAGCTATCGAGCTATGCCGAAGCCTCAAGCCAGACGTTACGGTGCTGGATATCACTATGCCAGGAATGAGTGGTCTGGAAGCAGCTTCGATGATTTGCGCGTTCGGATCCCGGGTGTTGATGTTTACGATGCATGAATCGGAACATCTTGCGATCGAAGTCGCCCAGGCCGGTGCTCAGGGATTTGTCTTAAAATCGCAAGCGGGGAAGGATCTGATCCGGGCAATCGAACGTCTTCTCGGCGGGGGTACGTTCTTTGGCTCGGAATCCAATCCACAACAGAGTGCACCCGGCCTGCCGCCTTCCGGAACACTCGGCGGACGTTCATCGGAAGTAGCAGTTGGTTTTCTTCGGGCACTCGTCGCAGTTTCAGTTTAA
- a CDS encoding transposase — MRASLLLYDNGKRYELHAAVVMPEHVHLLLTPLRDEQGWPYGLPSFMKSLKGTSACSVNKLVNAWGPVWQE, encoded by the coding sequence GTGAGAGCGAGCCTCCTACTCTACGACAACGGGAAGCGCTACGAACTGCACGCCGCGGTGGTGATGCCAGAGCACGTACACTTGCTGCTCACGCCGCTGCGCGATGAGCAGGGCTGGCCCTACGGTCTGCCTTCGTTCATGAAGAGTCTCAAAGGAACCTCCGCGTGCAGCGTGAACAAGCTTGTGAATGCCTGGGGCCCGGTTTGGCAGGAATAA
- a CDS encoding MiaB/RimO family radical SAM methylthiotransferase yields MSGIPQQRPQKTFYLETFGCQMNVHDSEKVVGTLLHEGYRQVETVEEADLVLYNTCSIRDKAEQKVFNRLSDYKKYKKQGKTFGVLGCVAQQEGEKIFERAPYVSLVAGSASYNKLPQMLVQLENAQQENARLVKIRSESGEVGAEKSGSRKPEAGSPLRVTGLDDRETDACFETEFTARTNPHRGYITIIEGCDKFCAYCVVPYTRGKERSRTSESVLAEARQMADLGYTEIQLLGQNVNSYKDSSAEISKRKTFAELLAAVGEVLGIRRVRFTTSHPRDFGRDIVDALDAVSTLCDHVHLPVQSGSTRMLDAMQRLYNREQYLERIAWIKSAKREISITTDMIVGFPGETDADFAETLSLLDEVGYDAVFAFKYSPRPNTPSLKLDDAIPDEEKARRLEVLMARQREIQTIRYKKYIGATCEVMVEGRNESRNQWMGRTTHNKTLNFTAPPSANLRPGTYVPVRVTASFPNSLLGELVI; encoded by the coding sequence ATGTCTGGGATTCCACAACAGCGTCCGCAGAAAACGTTTTACCTCGAAACTTTCGGCTGCCAGATGAATGTGCACGACTCCGAAAAGGTCGTTGGGACGCTGCTGCACGAGGGCTACCGGCAGGTCGAGACCGTGGAAGAGGCCGACCTGGTGCTCTACAACACCTGCTCGATCCGGGATAAGGCGGAGCAGAAGGTGTTCAACCGCCTCTCCGATTACAAAAAATACAAGAAGCAGGGCAAGACATTTGGGGTGCTCGGCTGCGTTGCGCAGCAGGAGGGCGAAAAGATTTTTGAACGCGCCCCGTATGTTTCGCTGGTCGCAGGATCGGCGTCATACAACAAGTTGCCGCAAATGCTGGTGCAACTGGAAAACGCGCAACAAGAAAACGCGCGGCTCGTAAAGATTCGTTCCGAAAGCGGGGAAGTCGGCGCAGAGAAATCCGGAAGCCGGAAGCCCGAAGCTGGAAGCCCGCTCCGCGTGACCGGACTCGACGACCGCGAGACCGACGCCTGCTTCGAAACCGAGTTCACTGCCCGCACCAATCCGCATCGCGGCTATATCACCATCATCGAAGGCTGCGACAAATTCTGCGCGTATTGCGTCGTGCCCTACACGCGCGGCAAAGAACGTAGCCGGACCTCAGAGTCAGTCCTCGCCGAAGCCCGTCAGATGGCCGACCTCGGCTACACGGAAATTCAGTTGCTCGGGCAGAATGTGAATTCGTACAAGGATTCTTCGGCTGAGATTTCAAAGAGAAAAACTTTTGCCGAATTGCTCGCAGCGGTCGGGGAAGTCCTTGGCATCCGGCGCGTGCGCTTCACCACTTCGCATCCGCGCGATTTTGGCCGCGACATTGTCGACGCCCTCGACGCCGTTTCCACCCTTTGCGATCACGTTCATCTGCCCGTGCAGAGCGGATCGACGCGTATGCTCGACGCCATGCAGCGTCTCTACAATCGCGAGCAATATCTTGAGCGCATCGCCTGGATCAAGTCCGCGAAGCGCGAGATCAGCATCACCACCGATATGATCGTCGGTTTCCCGGGAGAAACCGACGCCGACTTTGCCGAGACGCTCAGCCTGCTCGATGAAGTCGGCTATGACGCAGTCTTCGCCTTCAAGTATTCCCCGCGGCCGAATACTCCGTCGCTGAAATTGGACGATGCCATTCCCGACGAAGAAAAAGCCCGCCGCTTGGAAGTTTTGATGGCGCGACAGCGCGAAATCCAAACTATCCGTTACAAAAAGTACATCGGCGCAACTTGTGAAGTAATGGTTGAAGGCCGTAATGAATCCCGCAACCAATGGATGGGCCGAACCACTCACAACAAAACGCTCAATTTCACCGCCCCACCATCCGCAAATCTTCGGCCTGGAACCTACGTTCCAGTCCGAGTGACCGCCAGTTTTCCCAACTCCCTGCTCGGCGAATTGGTGATATAA
- a CDS encoding bifunctional nuclease family protein codes for MEIEMTVRGLLLDPVTQMPIVVLKDVGGDTVLPIWVGVYEANAIAQEMEKFSPPRPMTHDLIKNVLTGLETQVHKVVVTELREDTFYAVIWLERGGEVISIDSRPSDALALALRVDCPIFVDDIVLKTSKLAASSSDRVTSDELRKYLEGLGDDDMGKYKM; via the coding sequence ATGGAAATCGAAATGACCGTCCGGGGTTTACTGCTCGATCCCGTAACGCAAATGCCGATAGTGGTGTTGAAGGATGTGGGTGGGGACACAGTGTTGCCGATCTGGGTGGGGGTCTATGAGGCGAATGCGATCGCTCAGGAGATGGAAAAGTTCAGTCCACCGCGGCCGATGACGCATGATCTGATCAAGAATGTGTTGACTGGCCTGGAGACGCAGGTGCATAAAGTCGTGGTGACGGAACTGCGCGAGGATACGTTTTATGCGGTGATCTGGCTGGAGCGCGGCGGCGAGGTGATCTCAATCGATTCGCGACCGTCGGATGCGCTGGCGCTGGCGCTGCGCGTGGATTGCCCGATCTTCGTGGATGATATAGTCCTGAAGACTTCAAAGCTGGCGGCGAGTTCGTCGGACCGGGTGACCAGCGACGAATTGCGGAAGTATCTGGAAGGGCTGGGCGACGATGATATGGGGAAGTATAAGATGTAG
- a CDS encoding TA system VapC family ribonuclease toxin, producing MAYLLDVNVLLALSWPAHEFHAKVQRWFAGNAVKGWATCPIVETGFVRIVSNPAFSPHAVSPAEALAALRITLRHPAHQFWADDISVSDGMGNLGIRILGHQQITDAYLLALAMHRRGKVATLDKKLVGLLEGNNERSHVELI from the coding sequence ATGGCCTATCTCCTCGATGTGAATGTGCTGTTGGCATTGTCGTGGCCGGCGCATGAATTCCATGCTAAGGTCCAGAGATGGTTTGCTGGTAATGCTGTTAAAGGATGGGCGACGTGCCCAATCGTGGAAACCGGGTTTGTAAGGATTGTTTCGAATCCCGCTTTCTCTCCCCATGCGGTTTCTCCTGCGGAGGCCCTTGCGGCGTTGCGGATTACGTTGCGACATCCTGCACATCAATTCTGGGCCGATGACATCTCCGTATCAGACGGAATGGGGAATCTGGGAATAAGAATCCTGGGGCATCAACAGATTACGGATGCGTATCTCTTGGCGTTAGCGATGCATCGCCGCGGGAAGGTCGCAACTTTGGATAAGAAGCTGGTTGGGTTGCTAGAGGGAAACAACGAGCGGTCGCATGTGGAACTGATCTAA
- a CDS encoding tyrosine-type recombinase/integrase: MKAPVSLTFEELLAVLGKARERRLRDWVMLLFLVWHGLRASELVQSSTRQAGLFFTREKAERRRAEIGAAAAVTEVTRRIQGKPRICFLVTTEQPITRSGMTYGSVVGGEVEVQRLKRSLKTTQDLHEHENELLNERKAWSQWLREAPRRGKKGAARGCLPEVQQNVILSHFQASESVFRISRSQLWRIWRRYATEAGLPPRKRHPHCAKHTIATLLVDAGVPLPKIQVHLGHASLASTGKYTLPREDEVSRAVGKAIGSLM; this comes from the coding sequence TTGAAAGCCCCAGTCTCACTCACATTCGAAGAACTCCTCGCAGTGTTGGGGAAGGCGAGAGAGCGCCGGCTGCGCGACTGGGTCATGCTTTTGTTTCTCGTGTGGCACGGGCTGCGCGCGAGTGAACTCGTTCAATCAAGCACGCGCCAGGCGGGATTATTCTTCACGCGCGAGAAAGCAGAAAGGCGACGTGCAGAGATTGGCGCGGCCGCAGCCGTGACCGAGGTGACACGCCGGATACAGGGAAAGCCGAGGATCTGCTTCCTGGTTACCACCGAGCAGCCGATTACGCGGTCGGGCATGACCTACGGGTCCGTCGTCGGCGGTGAGGTCGAAGTGCAGCGACTGAAGCGATCGCTGAAGACCACCCAAGACCTGCATGAGCACGAGAACGAACTCCTGAACGAGCGCAAGGCCTGGTCGCAGTGGCTGCGCGAGGCGCCGCGGAGAGGCAAAAAAGGGGCGGCCCGGGGCTGTTTGCCGGAAGTGCAACAAAATGTGATTTTGTCGCATTTCCAGGCCTCGGAGAGCGTTTTTCGGATCAGTCGAAGCCAACTGTGGCGGATCTGGCGACGCTACGCGACCGAAGCCGGCCTTCCGCCCAGGAAGAGACATCCGCACTGCGCGAAACACACCATTGCGACGCTTCTCGTCGATGCCGGTGTTCCGTTACCAAAGATTCAGGTCCACCTGGGACACGCATCGCTCGCATCGACGGGAAAGTACACATTGCCGCGCGAGGATGAAGTGTCCCGCGCCGTCGGCAAAGCGATCGGCTCGCTGATGTAG
- a CDS encoding glycoside hydrolase family protein yields the protein MAINCLEDQLRRDESERQFAYDDATGRTLGKGDRLQANLTIGVGRNLSAKGLSQKERAYLLANDIADATADLAAHLPWALELDDARKGAMLNLVFNMGIRGVMGFPKFLAAMQAGDWATAKAELLDSEAARQEPDRIDRLALQIETGFWQ from the coding sequence ATGGCCATCAACTGTCTCGAAGACCAGCTCCGCCGCGATGAGAGCGAGCGGCAATTCGCCTACGACGACGCCACGGGAAGAACTTTGGGTAAAGGCGATCGGCTCCAGGCAAATTTAACGATCGGCGTCGGCCGCAACCTGAGCGCGAAAGGCTTATCGCAAAAAGAGCGCGCATATCTTCTGGCCAACGACATTGCCGACGCCACAGCGGACCTCGCGGCCCATCTGCCCTGGGCGCTCGAACTCGACGATGCACGCAAGGGTGCGATGCTGAACCTCGTCTTCAATATGGGCATTAGGGGTGTGATGGGCTTCCCGAAATTTCTAGCGGCGATGCAGGCGGGCGACTGGGCGACGGCCAAGGCCGAGTTGCTCGACTCCGAGGCCGCGCGCCAGGAGCCGGATCGCATCGATCGCCTCGCGCTGCAAATCGAGACTGGATTCTGGCAATAA
- a CDS encoding Ig-like domain-containing protein → MPRALSAAVLAAIAAKTVTIAMFAEIAFADNTLYLFSGVGTITPAGPPANPASTFPYGETFTGLGWLAKFSAIPQTTKVQAQNVTLSLSGIPANLVSEAVGQVRIAGSVTLWFGLFSTTTDALLADPVQVFAGSLDVPSLADNADTSTLSITCENSLLSLNLAPNRRFDDPDQQLEYPGDLGLSFVQALQTIQLFWPSPADSGSPYPVFMSVSPSSVDLAVGASITIEVTVHYSDGSTYTRPAGTGSGPVFDLGMASSNPKIATFQYTSTGNVTGVSPGACNIMARIPYGSSTVGIAGEYRSICSIFVHS, encoded by the coding sequence ATGCCTCGCGCACTCTCAGCCGCTGTACTCGCCGCGATCGCTGCCAAGACGGTGACGATCGCAATGTTTGCGGAGATCGCCTTCGCCGACAACACGCTGTATCTGTTCAGCGGCGTTGGCACGATCACTCCCGCGGGTCCGCCGGCGAATCCAGCTTCGACTTTCCCTTATGGCGAGACTTTTACCGGCCTGGGCTGGCTCGCGAAGTTCTCCGCGATCCCGCAGACCACGAAGGTGCAGGCGCAAAATGTCACGCTTTCGCTGAGCGGAATTCCGGCCAACCTGGTCAGCGAAGCTGTGGGGCAGGTGCGTATTGCCGGCAGCGTCACTCTCTGGTTCGGACTGTTCAGCACAACCACCGATGCGCTGCTTGCCGATCCGGTTCAGGTCTTCGCGGGCTCGCTCGACGTGCCCAGCCTCGCCGACAACGCTGACACTTCTACGCTCTCGATCACCTGCGAGAATTCCCTGCTCTCGCTCAACTTGGCTCCCAACCGTCGCTTCGACGATCCCGACCAGCAACTGGAATATCCGGGCGATCTCGGTCTCAGCTTTGTGCAGGCGCTGCAAACTATTCAACTCTTCTGGCCATCGCCGGCCGATAGCGGCAGTCCCTATCCCGTTTTCATGAGCGTGTCGCCGTCTTCTGTGGATCTCGCGGTCGGTGCTTCGATCACGATCGAAGTGACCGTGCACTATTCGGACGGAAGCACCTACACCAGGCCGGCCGGAACGGGTAGCGGCCCAGTATTCGATCTCGGGATGGCATCGAGCAATCCGAAAATAGCAACCTTCCAGTACACCTCGACGGGCAATGTGACAGGAGTCTCGCCGGGAGCCTGCAACATCATGGCGCGCATTCCCTATGGAAGCAGCACGGTGGGAATCGCGGGCGAGTACCGCTCCATTTGCAGCATCTTCGTGCACAGCTAA
- a CDS encoding HK97-gp10 family putative phage morphogenesis protein has product MPDAITIQVDGLDELGRALESIPAVLATRVMRGALHAAGDVMAEAIELTAPVRSGALKADIITKVRVGSDLSDNYVIVGPGYERGALTVKGVTRNKRGGIEAVVDTTESPGVYAAFVERGHRPPGHGVRNDRAGKHSHAHELEFGGASTPPHPFMRPAFDSSKEAALDTFVEYVRAGLNGVIEAVRNQS; this is encoded by the coding sequence GTGCCGGACGCGATCACAATTCAGGTTGACGGCCTCGACGAGTTGGGCCGCGCCCTCGAGTCAATTCCGGCTGTGCTGGCGACGCGCGTCATGCGTGGGGCGTTGCACGCTGCCGGCGACGTCATGGCTGAGGCGATCGAACTCACCGCGCCCGTGCGCAGCGGCGCACTGAAAGCGGACATTATCACCAAAGTCCGCGTGGGCAGCGATCTCTCCGACAACTATGTCATCGTCGGTCCAGGGTACGAGCGCGGCGCTCTCACGGTGAAGGGTGTCACCCGCAACAAACGGGGCGGCATTGAAGCTGTTGTCGATACCACCGAAAGCCCCGGCGTTTATGCGGCTTTCGTCGAGCGCGGCCACCGTCCGCCAGGTCACGGCGTAAGAAACGATCGCGCCGGCAAACACTCGCACGCCCACGAACTCGAATTCGGTGGCGCTAGCACGCCACCGCATCCCTTCATGCGGCCGGCGTTCGACTCGTCGAAGGAAGCTGCGCTCGACACGTTTGTAGAATACGTTCGGGCAGGCCTGAACGGAGTGATTGAAGCAGTGAGGAACCAAAGTTAA
- a CDS encoding phage tail tube protein, which translates to MTTKAYTGAGSSLQTSPDGVTYTPIAQVKMIKPSGAKLKTGDITNLSSPTTSGGVVVDEFIPTTMDPGTYDLTGITDPGNSTYFNLMTLQETATLEYFKLVLPDTSNFKFQGYLTDFTPADIDVSKPIEFTAKIKVSGPSTFTQAGTGLTVQE; encoded by the coding sequence ATGACCACCAAGGCCTACACCGGCGCCGGATCTTCGCTGCAGACCAGCCCGGACGGAGTTACCTATACGCCGATCGCTCAAGTCAAAATGATTAAGCCGAGCGGCGCGAAACTGAAGACGGGAGACATTACCAACCTCAGCTCTCCCACAACCTCAGGCGGAGTCGTCGTCGACGAATTCATTCCCACGACGATGGATCCTGGCACTTACGATCTGACCGGCATCACCGATCCGGGCAACTCGACCTATTTCAACCTGATGACGTTGCAGGAGACGGCCACACTCGAGTACTTCAAACTCGTGCTGCCCGACACTTCGAATTTCAAGTTTCAGGGCTACCTGACCGACTTCACTCCGGCCGACATCGACGTGTCGAAGCCGATTGAATTCACGGCGAAGATCAAGGTTTCCGGACCGTCGACCTTCACCCAGGCTGGCACCGGCCTCACCGTCCAGGAGTAG
- a CDS encoding DUF3168 domain-containing protein, which yields MAVKNGLFMLLSTTPSVASLIAPAPNSAPGTGIYFSLAVKQAARPYVVLHLITSSPAEKSLDGSSSLTRGRFQFDSYADDATTARQLSQAIRAFLQDFSGALPDETVVTFTHVHSDQDDAFEQGGIGYLYRSMLDIEGFYTEPLVAGTPGN from the coding sequence ATGGCGGTAAAGAACGGATTGTTCATGCTGTTATCGACGACGCCGAGCGTCGCTTCACTGATCGCGCCGGCGCCGAATTCTGCTCCTGGCACCGGAATTTATTTCAGCCTGGCGGTGAAGCAGGCCGCGCGGCCGTACGTTGTGCTTCACCTGATCACGAGCTCGCCGGCGGAGAAAAGTCTTGACGGATCCAGTTCTCTCACCCGCGGCCGCTTTCAGTTTGACAGCTACGCCGACGACGCTACGACCGCGCGCCAGCTCTCACAGGCGATTCGCGCCTTTCTTCAGGATTTCAGTGGAGCGCTGCCGGACGAGACCGTGGTCACGTTCACGCACGTGCATTCCGATCAGGACGACGCTTTCGAGCAAGGCGGCATCGGCTACCTCTATCGCTCCATGCTCGATATCGAAGGCTTTTACACCGAACCGCTCGTCGCCGGCACGCCCGGCAATTAA
- a CDS encoding head-tail adaptor protein, with product MSLRRLSSLPPLPGATTPLGAFNRVVTLLQPGAKNLDGTTLLPSPFAVGVWAAIRALSAQEVDKQQQIEQKVSHLVTIPFMQGVTQDMLVSNTFDGQVRTFQIVAIEDADEGRYELRMLCAEIGQSAQ from the coding sequence ATGTCTCTTCGTCGCCTAAGCTCGCTGCCGCCGCTGCCCGGTGCGACCACGCCATTAGGGGCCTTCAATCGCGTGGTCACGCTGCTGCAGCCTGGCGCGAAGAATCTCGATGGCACGACGCTGCTGCCCAGCCCTTTCGCGGTCGGCGTCTGGGCGGCGATCCGCGCGCTCTCTGCGCAGGAAGTCGACAAGCAGCAGCAGATCGAGCAGAAGGTTTCGCACCTGGTAACGATTCCCTTTATGCAAGGCGTTACCCAGGACATGCTGGTCAGTAACACATTCGACGGCCAGGTGCGGACCTTTCAAATCGTAGCCATTGAAGACGCCGATGAAGGCCGCTACGAGCTGCGCATGCTCTGCGCCGAAATTGGCCAGAGCGCCCAATGA
- a CDS encoding phage major capsid protein, with product MGLGVIAEAQKRANAHPVASGRLIGANSIQGETTIMSLLKIRELNERIAKLNEGDLQPLRVALRDAKTTTEIREAKTKIDKALDDLDAMVAERDGLQADLNRESRLALVDPSGRREDPIRPANGDKRAAVVLYNRALKRHGVSCVRDARGQIVVRNHALENVAAEVRSLIEDLDDRYWQAFRNHSIAVLSGDAGLCPAEDRAIILGQVEEFRLLGASDSKFNLSDRERRDMGIGTNTLGGYFVPRGFVYEVEEAMKWYGSMLMSSEIMDTATGQPLPYPTDNDTTVVGEIVGEGKQVSAADVTIGQILFGAEKFSTKMVKASLEQLQDSAFALAPYVRNKFAIRLGRILNTKFTLGNGNSANPVEPTGLVTAVVANCAAAQLASAGVLYGTGLLAAGSSPNTGGAETGGTSIGSQDYTDLEHTVDPAYRLGASYMFHDQTLRVAKRLLDKYGHPLWKQTMAAGEPDRLNGYPYWINNDMATIAVNAKTVLFGDMKKYLIRRVKELGVITLQERFADYGQVAYIGFARYDGNLLDAGTHPVCFLQQAAA from the coding sequence ATGGGGCTCGGCGTGATAGCCGAAGCGCAGAAGAGAGCAAACGCGCATCCCGTGGCCAGTGGCCGCTTGATCGGCGCGAATTCGATCCAAGGTGAGACAACAATTATGAGTCTGCTCAAGATTCGTGAACTGAATGAGCGGATCGCCAAGCTGAACGAAGGTGATCTGCAACCGCTGCGTGTGGCTCTCCGCGATGCCAAGACCACAACGGAGATCCGCGAAGCGAAAACCAAAATCGATAAAGCCCTGGATGACCTTGATGCCATGGTCGCAGAACGCGACGGTCTGCAGGCCGACTTGAATCGCGAATCGCGTCTTGCCCTGGTCGATCCCAGCGGCCGCCGCGAAGATCCAATCCGGCCGGCGAACGGCGACAAGCGCGCAGCCGTCGTTCTTTACAATCGCGCCCTGAAGCGTCACGGCGTCTCTTGCGTGCGCGACGCTCGCGGCCAGATCGTGGTGCGCAATCATGCACTTGAGAACGTCGCGGCAGAAGTGCGCTCGCTGATCGAGGATCTGGACGACCGCTACTGGCAGGCTTTCCGCAATCATTCGATTGCGGTGTTGAGTGGCGACGCCGGTCTCTGCCCGGCCGAGGATCGCGCCATCATCCTGGGCCAGGTCGAGGAGTTCCGTTTGCTGGGCGCCAGCGATAGCAAGTTCAACCTGAGCGATCGTGAACGCCGCGACATGGGCATTGGCACCAACACGCTGGGCGGGTATTTCGTTCCTCGCGGCTTCGTCTACGAAGTCGAAGAGGCGATGAAATGGTACGGGTCCATGTTGATGTCGTCCGAAATCATGGACACTGCCACGGGCCAGCCTCTTCCCTACCCCACCGATAACGACACCACAGTGGTGGGCGAGATCGTGGGCGAAGGCAAGCAGGTGAGCGCCGCCGACGTCACCATCGGCCAGATCCTGTTCGGCGCGGAGAAGTTTTCCACCAAGATGGTGAAGGCCTCTCTCGAGCAGCTGCAGGATTCGGCCTTCGCGCTCGCGCCTTACGTCCGCAACAAGTTCGCCATTCGCCTGGGACGGATACTGAACACCAAGTTCACGCTGGGTAACGGCAACAGCGCAAATCCGGTAGAACCCACTGGCCTGGTCACTGCGGTGGTCGCCAACTGCGCCGCGGCGCAGCTGGCTTCTGCCGGCGTGCTTTACGGTACGGGCTTGTTGGCCGCGGGCAGCTCGCCCAACACCGGAGGCGCTGAAACGGGCGGCACGTCGATCGGCTCGCAGGATTACACGGATCTTGAGCACACCGTCGATCCGGCATATCGCCTGGGGGCGTCCTACATGTTCCATGACCAGACGCTGCGCGTCGCCAAGCGACTGCTCGACAAGTACGGCCATCCGCTGTGGAAACAGACGATGGCTGCCGGCGAGCCCGATCGCCTCAACGGCTATCCGTACTGGATCAACAACGACATGGCCACGATCGCGGTCAACGCGAAGACCGTGCTCTTTGGGGACATGAAGAAATACCTCATCCGCCGCGTAAAAGAGCTGGGCGTGATCACGCTTCAGGAACGCTTCGCCGATTACGGCCAGGTAGCCTACATCGGCTTCGCGCGTTATGACGGCAATCTGCTCGACGCCGGCACGCATCCGGTGTGCTTCCTGCAGCAGGCTGCGGCCTAA